One window from the genome of Podospora pseudocomata strain CBS 415.72m chromosome 6, whole genome shotgun sequence encodes:
- a CDS encoding hypothetical protein (COG:S; EggNog:ENOG503NX7P): protein MLRTKIRSQLLELVDSDSEDGLGGIARTSSSSSSTSTAAANIGRPRKLNSKKTTTSTIMPPKKRGAAAKATAASKVTKSEPKNTATTRRAAGRVAAAVEKEVLGDAPAENAPAEKQAGRGRGRRAAAATTPVEEEDTEMADTTTTSETTKTTRGRPKKTVAGRKPSASSSPNETVEIPETQPSALEPGTPISDSDTAAPTIAPPQPRSFSVSPQKKRPSVTTTTSSSEADLRRRLGDLTKSHSALESKYNALRDTTVPQAEKTFDSYRKTSESKSKLADQLIASLKAELSTAKQSSAVIPSLQSDLSTAQAQIAKFEAQVAELNKTIAEQKTEIKALNMKLAAARNAEAAANSRSVTAQVPGSAMKKTLGVGGVRGTGMQVQEATLAAQRKEDLYADLTGLIVRGVNVGGEGVEFDCLQTGRNGTLHFKLTMSSGDGDESQCEYNPMLDTNRDRALIDVLPEFLVDEIAFPRAQAGKFYQRIMRALNES from the exons ATGCTAAGAACGAAGATCCGCTCtcagctgctggagctggtggatTCGGATTCAGAAGACGGACTGGGTGGAATCGCGcgcacatcatcatcatcatcatcaacctcaactgCCGCTGCCAACATTGGAAGACCGCGCAAACTAAACTCCAAgaaaacaaccacatccaccatcatGCCGCCAAAGAAGAGAGGAGCTGCCGCAAAGGCAACCGCCGCGTCAAAAGTCACCAAGTCAGAACCAAAGAACACCGCCACGACGCGTCGCGCTGCCGGGAGAGTCGCGGCAGCAGTAGAGAAGGAAGTCCTAGGAGATGCGCCAGCTGAGAACGCGCCGGCGGAGAAGCaagcaggaagaggaagagggagacgcGCTGCGGCGGCTACTACACcagtcgaagaagaagacacaGAAATGgccgacaccaccaccacgtcagaaaccaccaaaaccacccgcGGCCGTCCCAAGAAGACTGTCGCAGGTAGGAaaccctccgcctcctcctccccaaacgaAACGGTCGAAATCCCAGAAACTCAACCCTCCGCCCTCGAGCCCGGAACGCCCATTTCCGACAGCGACACAGCAGCCCCCACCATCgcacctccccaaccgcgCTCCTTTTCCGTCAGCCCCCAGAAGAAACGCCCATCcgtcaccacaaccacctcctcttccgaaGCAgacctccgccgccgcctaGGCGACCTAACCAAATCCCACTCGGCCCTCGAATCCAAATACAACGCCCTCCGCgacaccaccgtcccccaAGCCGAAAAAACCTTTGACTCGTACCGGAAAACATCCGAGTCCAAATCCAAGCTCGCGGACCAGCTGATTGCCTCTTTAAAAGCCGAGCTTTCCACCGCTAAACAATCTAGCGCtgtcatcccctccctccaatCAGACCTGTCAACCGCCCAGGCTCAAATCGCGAAATTTGAGGCTCAGGTTGCGGAGCTGAACAAGACGATTGCGGAGCAAAAGACGGAGATCAAGGCGCTGAATATGAAGTTGGCTGCTGCGAGGAATGCGGAAGCGGCGGCGAATAGCAGGAGTGTGACGGCGCAGGTGCCGGGGAGtgcgatgaagaagacgttaggggttggtggggtcAGGGGGACGGGGATGCAGGTGCAGGAGGCTACTTTGGCCGCgcagaggaaggaggatCTGTATGCGGATTTGACGGGGTTGATCGTCAGGGGGGTGAatgtggggggggagggggtcgagTTTGATTGTTTGCAGACTGGGAGGAATGGGA CATTACATTTTAAACTCACAATGTCgtctggggatggggatgagtcGCAGTGCGAGTATAACCCCATGTTGGATACCAATAGGGATAGGGCGCTGATTGATGTGCTGCCGGAGTTTTTGGTGGATGAGATTGCTTTTCCTAGGGCGCAGGCGGGGAAGTTTTATCAGAGGATCATGAGGGCTTTGAATGAGTCTTGA
- a CDS encoding hypothetical protein (EggNog:ENOG503NZ6D), with protein MGGSNQPYMYEPVLKDDERFPVPVFDPKAVTRASYEKKKPKPKPNGPLVSINRHPDAHVVPTGRTNFRTLGASTKSWIKGMRAVQLCLRVLELIAALGFLTLCILLKGFEELTGWVMRVTFGVVIIHCIYSIYHHSKPASGKTPGSSAAYQVFGGISDLAVLPLYTYGIFSCRNQADKWSTLLTNQDLVQKYFVPSLYYGLMGAAGLHLVSLAISLWLGVVFRRISMMPPDMNPLENRFTSRAHKRNKSSIVTTTTTTSYSDSEKRVSTLSDRIRDSLPAYDPDTSRPPSVPFMHTRQSSYDSQDSRKGLPSRQYQIPHSNRSSGTAQDFHRMSAPPPVPAHSSGQSSPTKSRASYTELPLGETDLGAPRPRSMFNPPTTFSDDDDDHPQTSAVKSHHPTPVSPSQVQQPRTARFTEAWYTTPSLVSRTAQRNPQYQTLDPDSDSSDNDENDFNYRTNLGPSPAHPNPLGSHPPRSPSPPPKRHSTPFSRLRDSILGEVSPNDRRVSGDITEMKTPARKQLNRQSSIQADSSFYSKPYGDLRARTPPVIVGSLGLGGVVEEEDTRNNMRQVSSGNDFDGGPVGVGVRMRHVSGREAEEGRAGVTPPPLEIKKKKGNGEVKGGHVAAMRSRYSVLNE; from the exons ATGGGGGGCTCCAACCAACCGTACATGTACGAGCCAGTCTTGAAGGACGACGAACGCTTCCCTGTTCCTGTGTTTGACCCCAAGGCCGTCACTCGGGCGAGTtatgagaagaagaagccgaagccgaagccgaacGGCCCGCTTGTCTCGATCAACCGCCATCCAGA TGCCCATGTCGTCCCAACAGGCCGGACCAACTTTAGGACCCTGGGTGCCTCCACCAAGAGCTGGATCAAAGGGATGAGAGCTGTGCAGCTGTGTCTGCGTGTGCTCGAGTTGATTGCCGCCCTTGGTTTTCTGACTCTGTGCATTCTCTTGAAGGGGTTTGAGGAACTAACAGGATGGGTTATGCGCGTCACC TTTGGTGTCGTGATCATCCACTGCATCTACTCCATCTACCACCACTCCAAGCCAGCATCCGGCAAGACCCCCGGCTCATCAGCAGCCTACCAAGTCTTTGGCGGTATCTCCGACCTTGCTGTCCTCCCGCTCTACACCTACGGCATCTTTTCGTGCCGCAACCAGGCTGACAAGTGGTCCACTCTTCTCACCAACCAAGATCTTGTCCAGAAGTACTTTGTCCCCTCCCTCTACTACGGTCTCATGGGCGCTGCTGGGCTGCATctcgtctccctcgccatctccctctggCTCGGCGTCGTGTTCCGCCGCATCTCCATGATGCCCCCAGACATGAATCCCCTCGAGAACCGCTTTACCTCCCGCGCCCACAAGCGCAACAAGTCCTCCATcgttaccaccaccaccaccaccagctaCTCGGACTCTGAAAAGCGCGTCAGCACCCTCTCGGACCGCATCCGTGACAGCCTCCCAGCCTACGACCCGGacacctcccgcccccctTCCGTTCCTTTCATGCACACCCGTCAAAGCTCGTATGACTCCCAGGACTCAAGGAAGGGCCTCCCGTCGAGACAATACCAAATCCCCCACTCCAACCGCTCCTCCGGCACAGCCCAGGACTTTCACCGCATGtccgcccctcctcctgttccCGCCCATTCCAGCGGGCAATCTTCCCCAACCAAATCCCGCGCTTCCTACACCGAGCTCCCACTCGGAGAAACGGATCTCGGCGCCCCCCGGCCAAGGTCAATGTTCAATCCCCCAACCACCTTctccgacgacgatgacgaccaCCCTCAGACTTCGGCTGTTaaatcccaccaccccaccccgGTTTCCCCGTCGCAAGTCCAGCAGCCGAGGACAGCGAGGTTCACAGAGGCATGGTACACAACCCCCAGCCTGGTCAGCCGCACCGCGCAGCGAAACCCGCAGTACCAAACCCTCGACCCCGACTCCGATTCTTCGGACAATGATGAAAATGATTTCAACTACAGGACTAATCTCGGACCCTCACCGGCCCATCCCAACCCGCTTGgttcccaccccccacgctccccgtccccgccacCAAAGAGGCAttccacccccttttcaagGCTGAGGGATTCAATCCTGGGGGAGGTCAGCCCCAATGACCGCCGCGTGTCTGGCGACATAACAGAGATGAAGACGCCTGCTCGGAAACAGCTGAATAGACAGAGTTCCATCCAGGCGGATTCGAGTTTTTATTCCAAACCGTATGGGGAtttgagggcgaggacgccGCCGGTTATcgtggggagtttggggcttggtggggttgtggaggaggaggacacgAGGAATAATATGAGGCAGGTGAGCAGTGGGAATGATTTTGATGGTGggccggtgggggtgggggtgaggatgaggcaTGTTAGCGGgcgggaggcggaggaggggagggcgggggttacgcctcctcctttggAGAttaagaaaaagaaggggaatggggaggtgaagggggggcaTGTGGCTGCCATGAGGAGTAGGTATTCGGTTTTGAACGAgtag
- the ARH1 gene encoding NADPH-adrenodoxin reductase (EggNog:ENOG503NUPV; COG:C; BUSCO:EOG09261UOJ), producing the protein MATIARARPRAFQQWNRQLALAYTNQVRRASTTVEPFRLAIIGSGPAGFYTAYRFMKNNEHAKVDMYESLPVPYGLVRFGVAPDHAEVKNCREKFEEVAASPDFTFIGNVTVGASSDHPDSATVPLSSILRHYHAVVFSYGSSEDRKLGIPGEELKGVFSAREFVGWYNGLPEYADLNPDLSLGAHGDTLIIGNGNVAMDVARILLKSPEELAKTDIAAHALDALSKSKTHNIRIIGRRGPIQAAFTTKELRALYKLPGVEVRPYELEHPTAYDVLPPPIKRRTELLSKGSSLPPNPSNPYPSVTFDFCLSPLQFDHKPEQPSSTPQNWVTSATFGKTVLQNPNQHHPSTDYETNNHREYYNQKATARLPPQPETVTFNTRYVFKSIGYKSTPLPEFSPLGIPFNTSTGVIPNDGIGRVLTKLHRPHQLPSSSHPAHHQPHIELPHHFKGLYCSGWVKRGPQGVIAETMMDAFTTADAITEDLTKREKFLPEGEWGQDGKGWEAVKAEALKGNSNARVVSWEDWKAIDRAEIERGQKAGTGKEREKFVRREDMLAVLGDGGR; encoded by the exons ATGGCCACCATCGCCCGGGCAAGGCCGAGGGCTTTTCAACAATGGAATCGACAACTCGCCTTGGCATACACAAACCAGGTCCGGAGGgcctccaccaccgttgaGCCGTTCCGGCTAGCAATCATCGGCTCCGGTCCGGCTGGTTTCTACACGGCGTACCGTTTCATGAAGAACAATGAACACGCCAAGGTGGACATGTATGAGTCCTTGCCGGTTCCTTATGGGCTTGTGAGATTTGGCGTTGCTCCAGACCATGCTGAAGTGAAA AACTGTCGAGAGAAATTTGAAGAGGTAGCCGCTTCCCCTGACTTCACTTTCATCGGCAATGTCACCGTCGGTGCTTCTAGTGACCACCCAGACAGCGCCACCGTCCCCCTATCCAGCATTCTCCGTCACTACCACGCCGTAGTCTTTTCCTATGGCTCCTCCGAAGACAGGAAGCTCGGCATTCCAGGGGAAGAACTCAAAGGAGTCTTTTCAGCCCGTGAGTTTGTCGGGTGGTACAACGGCCTCCCGGAATATGCCGACCTCAACCCAGACCTTAGCCTAGGGGCGCATGGTGacaccctcatcatcggcaacggcaacgtaGCCATGGACGTTGCCCGTATTCTCCTCAAATCCCCAGAAGAACTCGCCAAAACAGACATCGCCGCCCACGCCCTTGACGCCCTCTCCAAAAGCAAAACCCACAACATCCGCATCATCGGTCGACGCGGGCCCATCCAAGCAGCCTTCACGACCAAAGAACTCCGCGCCCTCTACAAACTCCCGGGTGTCGAGGTCCGTCCTTATGAACTCGAACACCCCACAGCCTACGAcgtcctccccccaccaatAAAGCGACGAACGGAGCTCCTCAGCAAGGGctcttccctcccaccaaacccgTCAAACCCCTACCCCTCCGTCACCTTTGACTTCtgcctctcccctctccaaTTCGACCACAAGCCTGAAcagccctcctccaccccccaaaactgGGTCACCTCCGCCACCTTTGGCAAAACCGtcctccaaaacccaaaccagcaccacccctccaccgactacgaaacaaacaaccacaGGGAATACTACAACCAAAAAGCCAccgcccgcctccccccccagCCCGAAACCGTCACCTTCAACACAAGGTACGTTTTCAAATCCATCGGGTACAAGTCCACACCCCTCCCCGAATTCTCTCCCCTGGGCATACcattcaacacctccaccggcGTGATACCAAACGACGGCATCGGTCGCGTCCTCACCAAACTCCACCGCCCGCATCAactcccctcttcttcccaccctGCTCACCATCAGCCACATATCGAGCTGCCGCATCACTTCAAGGGGCTGTACTGTTCCGGCTGGGTGAAACGTGGTCCTCAGGGGGTGATTGCCGAGACGATGATGGATGCTTTCACCACGGCGGATGCCATCACCGAGGATTTGACCAAAAGGGAAAAGTTCCTGccggagggggagtgggggcaggatgggaaggggtgggaggctGTCAAGGCGGAGGCTTTGAAGGGGAATAGCAATGCGAGGGTGGTTAGCTGGGAGGATTGGAAGGCGATTGACAGGGCCGAGATTGAGAGGGGGCAGAAGGCCGggacggggaaggagagagagaagtttgtgaggagggaggatatgttggctgttttgggggacggggggaggtga